Below is a genomic region from Castanea sativa cultivar Marrone di Chiusa Pesio chromosome 2, ASM4071231v1.
GACACTGAACCCACTGTGGTCGTAACACGTAGATACGTGTTATGATTGTAACGGATCCAATGCACTGAAGGCATTGGATAGAAGCCATGTCCTGATAAGTATATGGCCTTAAtgggaaaaaaagaatagaattgAATCATCACAAAAAtgtttgtttactttttttgatagttacaaCTTACCATAATTGAGGACAGATTATAATTGATTATTCATTCTTAGAAACTATTTTAACCAAATTCCATAAAGTCTTTTCGTTAAGTCTTTGGATAAGAAAGCTTAGTttggtatttaaaaaaaaaaaaaaatttattaagttaACTATCCTATTGAGGGAAATGAGTTTGTTCGGTTTAGTTGAGAAGAAATTTGAATTCTCCtctaaaaaaagagtaaaacttTAACCACTAATTattagttacaacttacaacacATACACAAAGTCCATCCTCCAAtccattaattttgtttttataaaaaaaaactgtatgtAACTACAGTCGCATCCCCATAAGCAAGGTCAACTCTACCGTGCTGGCAACAACTAAAACCTCTCCATTCCTTTTTCTACAGAGTTTCCAAATCGAATGGTTAATAGTATTGGTTTGACCTGATGTCCTCCAATCTGCCAACGATCATCAAAGACCAGTTTGTTTAATAATGCACTCAATAGCATAGGTCtcatcattcattcattcagGAACAggtctttaatttttataaatgggttatttatatatataaatagttgGTATTTGTACACGGTTCTCAATAAAAATGTCGTGTGTGGTTAGATCTTATTCGCACCTACGTTTGACGGCAAGTGCTAGCGTGACAGGCCAGTCACAGTGTGGGCCTAAATATATTGCCAATCACTTTGACCATAGACTTTCCTTTTTATCAATCAATCAAACTGAAACTCTCTCCTCGTTTTCCCTTTTAcctttgtgttttttgtttttttggtgctGTATGGTTTTGAAAAATGGCCGTGGAGTTCATGATGGACTATAGGAACAACAATTTCTCAGCAAAAATGGAAGAGAACGCTGTGCAAGAAGCAGCTTCTGGGCTCGAAAGCGTTGAAAAGCTCATCAGATTGCTATCTCAGAgtcagcagcagcagcagcaacaacaacagcaataccaaagccaaagccaaaacCAATCGTCCTCTGAAATGGAGAGGGACTGTAAAGCTGTAGCGGACGTCGCCGTTTCGAAGTTCAAGAAGGTAATTTCTCTTCTGGGTCGGACCAGAACAGGCCATGCTCGTTTCAGAAGAGCCCCTTTGGCTCCTCCACCACCTCTGGTGTCAAATCAAAGTCAAGAAAGGTCAGCTCCTGAGCCTAGAGTTTACCATGCCACCCCGATCCAGCAGATCCCACCTCTTCCTCAATACCACGGCGAGTCGTTTATGCCCAAAAATGGTGTGATTGAGAGGAAGGACTCGTCAACGACGACCATTAATTTCTCGTACTCTTCTGCTGCGACTTCGTTCATGTCATCTTTGACTGGCGACACGGACAGCAAGCAACAACCTTCCTCTTCATCTGCGTTTCAGATTACGAATCTGTCCCAGGTTTCTTCGGTCGGAAAGCCACCTTTGTCCACCGCTTCGTTGAAGAGGAAGTGCAGCTCCGAAAACTTAGGTTCCGGCAAGTGCGGTGGTTCCTCCGGCCGATGCCATTGTTCTAAGAAAAGGTTGGTCACTTGGTCTATCTCCTCTGTGTCTCTGTCTCTGACTCtttggtcttttatttctgGTCTgattttgactttatttttttctttacattttcttttggtttagCAGAAAATTGAGATTGAAAAGGGTAGTGAGGGTCCCTGCGATTAGCTTGAAGATGGCTGATATTCCACCTGACGATTATTCTTGGAGGAAGTACGGACAGAAACCCATTAAGGGCTCTCCTCACCCAAGGTATGTAATTTTAGATCCTTTCAATTTTAGATTTGTCCTTTTAAATCTATAACTCCTTAAGCTCAAATGACACTTCCTAATGTTTTCAACAGATTACCTAACCATTGAATTATTAAGCATCAGTATGCTTTTTTCATATCTGTAAAATTTCAAGTTAAAGGCCATAGACATATAGCTGTATACTCTGTAGTGCTTTGGTGCCAAAATTGGAAAAGTGAGATTCAGCATCTAAAGTTTGTTCTAATTGTGTGCGTTGTATAACAGGGGATACTACAAGTGCAGCAGCGTGAGAGGGTGTCCAGCACGTAAACATGTTGAGAGAGCTCTGGATGATCCAGCCATGCTAGTGGTGACCTACGAAGGCGAGCACAACCACTCTCTCTCTGTTGCTGAGGCTTCCAATCTTATCCTTGAATCATCTTAGATCATCAAGATCAAGCaccatcaaaaacaaaaaacaaaaagttaaatcACAGTGCTACGGAGCTTTTATGTGTCACTAGCTAGAGGCTGTAGCAAGCATCATTAGCTGGCCCTGTCGGACTCAACTCTATCTCGAAGGAGATTAGTGGGTTAGTTCAAAATTGCCTGTAACAATTGgattcctttctctctctttgactctATGCaaccattataattatatataaaaaaaaaatggggaaaaGGAGAAAGATGGTGGATTTGGTAATAGATTTCAgtatccaaagaaaaaaaaaaagtgagttccTACTTCCTATCCTATCTATTCTATAATTCTCATTGATATTTGTATTTGATTGCTTTATCTTTGGTTTTTGTCTTGGATGCCTACCTCTTACTTTATTTTCCCATCACCCAaagctttttttctttgattgaaatagtaaacaaagaagaaaaaaataattaaagaaaagaaaaggactgggtcaaacaaatgaaaagaagTGGACCAACATGTCGTGTATGGGACGGTTGACCAAAAGGAAATGTGGTGGCAGTTGCCAGTTGGGACGGCCAAATTTATAGTGTTTAGTGATGAAGGTTGGTGATGGGTGAGgaaaatgaaaggaaagagaaagagagagaaagagagttttttAATGCATCTTTGTTGGCTTGTTTGGCTTCTGGGAAAAGGGTTGGCTGAATTTGGAGGAGACTTGAGGAGAAATGGTTGGTCCAGAAGGGGCTCAAGCCCACCCCTAATGAAAACTCATATGGCAAAGTCAAAATGGGTGGGTGCGGAATTGATAAGGTTCCGGCATTGCTGGGACCCACACCAACGTTCACATTTTTGTTCCTTTGCTTTGCCTCCCTTTGCCTTTGCCTTTGCCTTTGCCTTAACGTCAACCTTGTTAGTATGCATTTGTGGTCCCGCTTCAAAAGACTCTCccatcattttaaaaattcGCCATTCACACATGTGGCTGCGTCAATTACACTCGGACGCTACTCTTGTCTTGAAACTATgtagtgagagaaagagagagagagagagtggttGAATCTGATATCTATTCATTGCTTTCCTCATTACGAATAATTTAGAATGTGTACCAACACCTACACACTTACGCACccatttgggttttttttcttagtgGGTTATTCATGACCGACAAGAATTTGCGGCCACGCAATTATGTCAAGCAAGCACAATCCAAGCTTTGAAAAACTTAACTCCctctttttattatcatttcacattttttaatttttcaacgGATTTTAGCTTTTTTGGTTGATGAGTTTATTTTCAACTTATCTGACTAatttgtgatttaaaatttttttttaatttaaaatataaagacgtgtttttgttggttttgttaaaaacaaaattaattagtaaaaattagCTCTACCGAACACACAATTTTACCTTTTTGGATATACAAAGTCCAACACagacttatattttttttttatcttgcaAACCATGTTTCTCTTTCAAACCTGCCCGCAATATAGTCAAATCGTGAAACTTGTACTTGGGTGCGAAAGTTTGACAAAGCTTGTAATTATACAGGTTGAGACTAGAAATCAtacaaaagcataaaagatcCTATGGTGGACAAAAATGAACAGAGGGACGTTTTAATCTTTTATCAGAGCCATATTCTTCTTTACACGCCAAGTCCATGCATAAATGTCTTGTCCTCATAATGTGTGGAATAGATTGGCTTCTACTTCAAATGCAGAAAACGcatgttttttaatttagaaaaaagaGATAGAAGCTTCTAAAAACGATCCAATTGTGGTAATGTCGTTCATTTGGTGTGAGTTTGGATTCGCTTTGTTCTCACAGTATTTGTTCACACAGAAAAGTGAGGATGTTCCCGTTAAAATGAGTtcacaaaaagaaataaagtaaataaaaggACTTCCATTACGCTTACCAAACGCACTCTAGCGACATGTTTTCTCCACATTTTTCCCTCCTCTGGGTGTACTTAAGAATACTTGTTGTTGGggtcttttaattttattgttgcAATACGTGTTGTTAGAACAGGCAGGATATTTTCTAATGGGACTGAGGAAATCAACTACAGACGAGTTCAATACTGCAGACGATACCACTCCCTTAGATGAACCAAAGCAGATATCCACGTCACCGACGAGGATACcaggatcattcaatgccacCAATAATGCCTCAGACGGTTTCAACACCAGTTGAATAGACCGTTGAGGGCATATTAAAGACCCATTACTCAACAAGAAGCGTTATCAAGAAATGCATTAATGTCACAACGACTAGAATCTAGAGGAACATATATAAAGTCCTCACATCGCCTAC
It encodes:
- the LOC142624401 gene encoding putative WRKY transcription factor 15 isoform X2, which codes for MAVEFMMDYRNNNFSAKMEENAVQEAASGLESVEKLIRLLSQSQQQQQQQQQQYQSQSQNQSSSEMERDCKAVADVAVSKFKKVISLLGRTRTGHARFRRAPLAPPPPLVSNQSQERSAPEPRVYHATPIQQIPPLPQYHGESFMPKNGVIERKDSSTTTINFSYSSAATSFMSSLTGDTDSKQQPSSSSAFQITNLSQVSSVGKPPLSTASLKRKCSSENLGSGKCGGSSGRCHCSKKRKLRLKRVVRVPAISLKMADIPPDDYSWRKYGQKPIKGSPHPRGYYKCSSVRGCPARKHVERALDDPAMLVVTYEGEHNHSLSVAEASNLILESS
- the LOC142624401 gene encoding putative WRKY transcription factor 15 isoform X1 — its product is MAVEFMMDYRNNNFSAKMEENAVQEAASGLESVEKLIRLLSQSQQQQQQQQQQYQSQSQNQSSSEMERDCKAVADVAVSKFKKVISLLGRTRTGHARFRRAPLAPPPPLVSNQSQERSAPEPRVYHATPIQQIPPLPQYHGESFMPKNGVIERKDSSTTTINFSYSSAATSFMSSLTGDTDSKQQPSSSSAFQITNLSQVSSVGKPPLSTASLKRKCSSENLGSGKCGGSSGRCHCSKKSRKLRLKRVVRVPAISLKMADIPPDDYSWRKYGQKPIKGSPHPRGYYKCSSVRGCPARKHVERALDDPAMLVVTYEGEHNHSLSVAEASNLILESS